In Doryrhamphus excisus isolate RoL2022-K1 chromosome 7, RoL_Dexc_1.0, whole genome shotgun sequence, one genomic interval encodes:
- the si:dkey-159a18.1 gene encoding sortilin isoform X1, with the protein MVWRVVVVVVVLGGLLLIHCGEGRVMRPSFGRTGLDAARSQVRRDAGTSRASSGASFESCRVSLTPEEHEVLDDNTHETGFNGDDGSYVILTWVGDGTGVILVLSTISAPIDTFLEGGSSRLYRSTDYGKSFHDISHSINHTFIKEEFGVSVGPGSSVILAADTPVVDHPGGIIFTSTDAGATFRVIQLPFHLAQPITYHFLNPDYLVALSIDGGLWLSPDFGAKWTKVHDGVHSFSWGAGINLFFSCSKTDTMDAEERGDLQLKRTKDLGKTFTIIHEDVFSFGYIGAFLFFSVMEDTRSPRVMYFSSDQGDTFSRALLPSASTEQFYSILDGDEDMLFMHVDNPGDTYFGTMYTSDDRGILFSKSLERHLFDGQRKSDFRNVTSLRGVYLTNKLDQDGRIRSVISFNRGGSWQQLSKPGNVECGQEVKNCKLHIHGEHSRINRIVPMLLMSEPTAVGLVIAHGTVGDCLSSSQHPDVFVSSDGGYNWRGTLRGPHHYSILDSGGLVVAVEAQREGQVKTIKFSTDEGRCWKSYNFTEQPFFFAGLSSEPGTKALSVSVWGFRPEDDGQPMWVAVTIDFQSLVTRECDEQDYEEWLAHSPQGGASEMDGCVLGIKETYRRRRKESVCRNGRGFIPRKKEIPCLCTREDYLCDYGYYRHVNTSKCVPQPDVHNKTLETCLNGQEDELFTAGYRKVPSDRCEGGFSPQLAVQTIIRPCGVKPTSNSPPTRSELPVSHFDTPRERMVLMLVCVGAGVIVVAAVVSAFIAIKRGVYRNRAPDYRFSNLQSQDDRSGVAGDLESATSSNGTSSPQDSDNLNLLQ; encoded by the exons ATGGTCtggagggtggtggtggtggtggtggtgctcgGCGGCCTGCTGTTGATTCATTGCGGGGAGGGGCGCGTCATGAGGCCGAGTTTTGGCCGAACTGGGTTGGATGCAGCGCGGAGTCAAGTCAGGAGAGACGCTGGGACTTCCAGGGCTTCCAGCGGGGCTTCCTTTGAGTCTTGCCGGGTCAGCCTAACACCCGAAGAGCACGAAGTTCTGGATGACAACACTCATGAG ACAGGTTTTAACGGTGATGATGGCTCTTATGTGATCCTCACGTGGGTGGGTGATGGCACAGGG GTCATCCTGGTCTTGTCCACCATCAGCGCCCCCATAGACACCTTCCTGGAAGGCGGTTCCTCTCGACTGTACAGAAG TACGGATTACGGCAAGTCCTTCCACGACATCTCTCACAGCATCAACCACACCTTCATCAAAGAGGAGTTTGGCGTCAGCGTGGGACCAGGAAGTTCT GTGATACTGGCAGCAGACACCCCGGTGGTGGACCATCCAGGAGGCATCATCTTCACCTCCACTGACGCCGGCGCCACCTTCCGCGTCATTCAGCTCCCCTTCCACTTGGCACAACCCATCACTTACCACTTCCTCAACCCAGACTACCTCGTAGCGCTCAGCATCgac GGCGGTCTGTGGCTGTCTCCGGACTTTGGTGCCAAGTGGACAAAAGTTCATGATGGAGTGCATTCCTTCTCATG GGGCGCCGGTATCAACTTGTTCTTCAGCTGCAGCAAAACTGACACAA TGGATGCAGAAGAGCGAGGAGATTTACAGCTGAAGAGGACAAAGGACCTCGGGAAGACCTTCACCATCATCCACGAGGACGTCTTCAGCTTCGGGTACATCGGAGCCTTTCTGTTCTTCTCGGTCATGGAAGACACG CGGTCCCCCAGGGTCATGTATTTTTCCTCCGACCAAGGAGACACTTTCAGTCGGGCGCTACTTCCTTCTGCTTCCACTGAGCAG TTTTACTCCATCTTGGACGGCGATGAGGACATGCTGTTCATGCATGTGGACAATCCTGgag ACACCTACTTCGGAACCATGTACACGTCGGACGACCGCGGCATCCTTTTCTCCAAATCCCTGGAGCGCCACCTTTTTGACGGGCAGAGGAAGAGCGACTTCCGGAACGTGACGTCGCTGCGAGGTGTTTACCTCACCAATAAACTGGACCAAG atggaCGAATACGATCGGTCATTTCCTTCAATCGCGGAGGAAGTTGGCAGCAGCTTTCCAAACCCGGGAACGTAgaatgtggacaggaagtaaagAAT TGCAAGCTTCACATTCACGGAGAACACAGTCGCATCAATCGCATCGTGCCCATGCTCCTCATGTCCGAACCCACCGCCGTCGGTCTCGTCATCGCCCACG GCACCGTGGGGGATTGCCTGTCGTCCTCGCAGCACCCGGATGTCTTTGTGTCATCAGACGGGGGCTACAACTGGAGAGGGACTTTAAGGGGTCCCCATCACTACAGCATACTGGACTCTGGCGGTCTTGTGGTGGCTGTGGAGGCTCAGCGAGAAGGACAAGTCAAGACCATCAA GTTCTCCACAGACGAGGGGCGGTGCTGGAAGTCGTACAATTTCACAGAGCAGCCCTTCTTCTTCGCCGGCTTGTCTTCCGAGCCGGGCACCAAGGCCCTGAGCGTCAGCGTTTGGGGCTTTCGTCCCGAAGACGACGGCCAGCCCATGTGGGTTGCCGTCACCATCGACTTCCAGAGCCTCGTCACTAGAGAAT GTGATGAGCAGGATTATGAAGAGTGGTTGGCTCATTCGCCGCAGGGAGGAGCTTCAGAGATGGACGGCTGCGTCTTAGGCATCAAGGAGACGTACAGGAGGCGGAGGAAAGAATCCGTGTGCAGGAACGGTCGCGGTTTCATCCCGAGGAAGAAGGAAATTCCATGCTTGTGCACCAGAGAGGACTACTTGTG CGACTACGGCTACTACCGCCATGTTAACACGTCCAAGTGTGTGCCACAGCCCGATGTCCACAACAAAACTTTGGAGACGTGTCTCAACGGACAAGAGGATGAGCTCTTCACGGCGGG GTATCGGAAAGTCCCAAGCGACAGATGTGAAGGGGGATTTTCTCCTCAACTGGCGGTGCAGACCATCATAAGACCCTGCGGTGTCAAGCCCACCTCCAATTCACCGCCCACACGCTCCGAGTTGCCAGTTAGCCATTTTGACACACCG CGGGAGAGGATGGTGCTGATGCTGGTGTGCGTCGGAGCAGGCGTCATCGTGGTGGCAGCGGTCGTCTCCGCCTTCATAGCCATCAAAAGAGGCGTTTACCGCAACAG GGCACCCGACTATCGCTTCTCCAATCTCCAGAGTCAAGATGACCGCAGCGGCGTCGCAGGGGACCTTGAAAGCGCCACCAGCAGCAACGGAACAAGCAGTCCACAGGACTCGGATAAT CTAAATCTTCTGCAGTGA
- the si:dkey-159a18.1 gene encoding sortilin isoform X3, translated as MVWRVVVVVVVLGGLLLIHCGEGRVMRPSFGRTGLDAARSQVRRDAGTSRASSGASFESCRVSLTPEEHEVLDDNTHETGFNGDDGSYVILTWVGDGTGVILVLSTISAPIDTFLEGGSSRLYRSTDYGKSFHDISHSINHTFIKEEFGVSVGPGSSVILAADTPVVDHPGGIIFTSTDAGATFRVIQLPFHLAQPITYHFLNPDYLVALSIDGGLWLSPDFGAKWTKVHDGVHSFSWGAGINLFFSCSKTDTMDAEERGDLQLKRTKDLGKTFTIIHEDVFSFGYIGAFLFFSVMEDTRSPRVMYFSSDQGDTFSRALLPSASTEQFYSILDGDEDMLFMHVDNPGDTYFGTMYTSDDRGILFSKSLERHLFDGQRKSDFRNVTSLRGVYLTNKLDQDGRIRSVISFNRGGSWQQLSKPGNVECGQEVKNCKLHIHGEHSRINRIVPMLLMSEPTAVGLVIAHGTVGDCLSSSQHPDVFVSSDGGYNWRGTLRGPHHYSILDSGGLVVAVEAQREGQVKTIKFSTDEGRCWKSYNFTEQPFFFAGLSSEPGTKALSVSVWGFRPEDDGQPMWVAVTIDFQSLVTRECDEQDYEEWLAHSPQGGASEMDGCVLGIKETYRRRRKESVCRNGRGFIPRKKEIPCLCTREDYLCDYGYYRHVNTSKCVPQPDVHNKTLETCLNGQEDELFTAGYRKVPSDRCEGGFSPQLAVQTIIRPCGVKPTSNSPPTRSELPVSHFDTPRERMVLMLVCVGAGVIVVAAVVSAFIAIKRGVYRNRVKMTAAASQGTLKAPPAATEQAVHRTRII; from the exons ATGGTCtggagggtggtggtggtggtggtggtgctcgGCGGCCTGCTGTTGATTCATTGCGGGGAGGGGCGCGTCATGAGGCCGAGTTTTGGCCGAACTGGGTTGGATGCAGCGCGGAGTCAAGTCAGGAGAGACGCTGGGACTTCCAGGGCTTCCAGCGGGGCTTCCTTTGAGTCTTGCCGGGTCAGCCTAACACCCGAAGAGCACGAAGTTCTGGATGACAACACTCATGAG ACAGGTTTTAACGGTGATGATGGCTCTTATGTGATCCTCACGTGGGTGGGTGATGGCACAGGG GTCATCCTGGTCTTGTCCACCATCAGCGCCCCCATAGACACCTTCCTGGAAGGCGGTTCCTCTCGACTGTACAGAAG TACGGATTACGGCAAGTCCTTCCACGACATCTCTCACAGCATCAACCACACCTTCATCAAAGAGGAGTTTGGCGTCAGCGTGGGACCAGGAAGTTCT GTGATACTGGCAGCAGACACCCCGGTGGTGGACCATCCAGGAGGCATCATCTTCACCTCCACTGACGCCGGCGCCACCTTCCGCGTCATTCAGCTCCCCTTCCACTTGGCACAACCCATCACTTACCACTTCCTCAACCCAGACTACCTCGTAGCGCTCAGCATCgac GGCGGTCTGTGGCTGTCTCCGGACTTTGGTGCCAAGTGGACAAAAGTTCATGATGGAGTGCATTCCTTCTCATG GGGCGCCGGTATCAACTTGTTCTTCAGCTGCAGCAAAACTGACACAA TGGATGCAGAAGAGCGAGGAGATTTACAGCTGAAGAGGACAAAGGACCTCGGGAAGACCTTCACCATCATCCACGAGGACGTCTTCAGCTTCGGGTACATCGGAGCCTTTCTGTTCTTCTCGGTCATGGAAGACACG CGGTCCCCCAGGGTCATGTATTTTTCCTCCGACCAAGGAGACACTTTCAGTCGGGCGCTACTTCCTTCTGCTTCCACTGAGCAG TTTTACTCCATCTTGGACGGCGATGAGGACATGCTGTTCATGCATGTGGACAATCCTGgag ACACCTACTTCGGAACCATGTACACGTCGGACGACCGCGGCATCCTTTTCTCCAAATCCCTGGAGCGCCACCTTTTTGACGGGCAGAGGAAGAGCGACTTCCGGAACGTGACGTCGCTGCGAGGTGTTTACCTCACCAATAAACTGGACCAAG atggaCGAATACGATCGGTCATTTCCTTCAATCGCGGAGGAAGTTGGCAGCAGCTTTCCAAACCCGGGAACGTAgaatgtggacaggaagtaaagAAT TGCAAGCTTCACATTCACGGAGAACACAGTCGCATCAATCGCATCGTGCCCATGCTCCTCATGTCCGAACCCACCGCCGTCGGTCTCGTCATCGCCCACG GCACCGTGGGGGATTGCCTGTCGTCCTCGCAGCACCCGGATGTCTTTGTGTCATCAGACGGGGGCTACAACTGGAGAGGGACTTTAAGGGGTCCCCATCACTACAGCATACTGGACTCTGGCGGTCTTGTGGTGGCTGTGGAGGCTCAGCGAGAAGGACAAGTCAAGACCATCAA GTTCTCCACAGACGAGGGGCGGTGCTGGAAGTCGTACAATTTCACAGAGCAGCCCTTCTTCTTCGCCGGCTTGTCTTCCGAGCCGGGCACCAAGGCCCTGAGCGTCAGCGTTTGGGGCTTTCGTCCCGAAGACGACGGCCAGCCCATGTGGGTTGCCGTCACCATCGACTTCCAGAGCCTCGTCACTAGAGAAT GTGATGAGCAGGATTATGAAGAGTGGTTGGCTCATTCGCCGCAGGGAGGAGCTTCAGAGATGGACGGCTGCGTCTTAGGCATCAAGGAGACGTACAGGAGGCGGAGGAAAGAATCCGTGTGCAGGAACGGTCGCGGTTTCATCCCGAGGAAGAAGGAAATTCCATGCTTGTGCACCAGAGAGGACTACTTGTG CGACTACGGCTACTACCGCCATGTTAACACGTCCAAGTGTGTGCCACAGCCCGATGTCCACAACAAAACTTTGGAGACGTGTCTCAACGGACAAGAGGATGAGCTCTTCACGGCGGG GTATCGGAAAGTCCCAAGCGACAGATGTGAAGGGGGATTTTCTCCTCAACTGGCGGTGCAGACCATCATAAGACCCTGCGGTGTCAAGCCCACCTCCAATTCACCGCCCACACGCTCCGAGTTGCCAGTTAGCCATTTTGACACACCG CGGGAGAGGATGGTGCTGATGCTGGTGTGCGTCGGAGCAGGCGTCATCGTGGTGGCAGCGGTCGTCTCCGCCTTCATAGCCATCAAAAGAGGCGTTTACCGCAACAG AGTCAAGATGACCGCAGCGGCGTCGCAGGGGACCTTGAAAGCGCCACCAGCAGCAACGGAACAAGCAGTCCACAGGACTCGGATAAT CTAA
- the si:dkey-159a18.1 gene encoding sortilin isoform X4, which translates to MVWRVVVVVVVLGGLLLIHCGEGRVMRPSFGRTGLDAARSQVRRDAGTSRASSGASFESCRVSLTPEEHEVLDDNTHETGFNGDDGSYVILTWVGDGTGVILVLSTISAPIDTFLEGGSSRLYRSTDYGKSFHDISHSINHTFIKEEFGVSVGPGSSVILAADTPVVDHPGGIIFTSTDAGATFRVIQLPFHLAQPITYHFLNPDYLVALSIDGGLWLSPDFGAKWTKVHDGVHSFSWGAGINLFFSCSKTDTMDAEERGDLQLKRTKDLGKTFTIIHEDVFSFGYIGAFLFFSVMEDTRSPRVMYFSSDQGDTFSRALLPSASTEQFYSILDGDEDMLFMHVDNPGDTYFGTMYTSDDRGILFSKSLERHLFDGQRKSDFRNVTSLRGVYLTNKLDQDGRIRSVISFNRGGSWQQLSKPGNVECGQEVKNCKLHIHGEHSRINRIVPMLLMSEPTAVGLVIAHGTVGDCLSSSQHPDVFVSSDGGYNWRGTLRGPHHYSILDSGGLVVAVEAQREGQVKTIKFSTDEGRCWKSYNFTEQPFFFAGLSSEPGTKALSVSVWGFRPEDDGQPMWVAVTIDFQSLVTRECDEQDYEEWLAHSPQGGASEMDGCVLGIKETYRRRRKESVCRNGRGFIPRKKEIPCLCTREDYLCDYGYYRHVNTSKCVPQPDVHNKTLETCLNGQEDELFTAGYRKVPSDRCEGGFSPQLAVQTIIRPCGVKPTSNSPPTRSELPVSHFDTPMCPV; encoded by the exons ATGGTCtggagggtggtggtggtggtggtggtgctcgGCGGCCTGCTGTTGATTCATTGCGGGGAGGGGCGCGTCATGAGGCCGAGTTTTGGCCGAACTGGGTTGGATGCAGCGCGGAGTCAAGTCAGGAGAGACGCTGGGACTTCCAGGGCTTCCAGCGGGGCTTCCTTTGAGTCTTGCCGGGTCAGCCTAACACCCGAAGAGCACGAAGTTCTGGATGACAACACTCATGAG ACAGGTTTTAACGGTGATGATGGCTCTTATGTGATCCTCACGTGGGTGGGTGATGGCACAGGG GTCATCCTGGTCTTGTCCACCATCAGCGCCCCCATAGACACCTTCCTGGAAGGCGGTTCCTCTCGACTGTACAGAAG TACGGATTACGGCAAGTCCTTCCACGACATCTCTCACAGCATCAACCACACCTTCATCAAAGAGGAGTTTGGCGTCAGCGTGGGACCAGGAAGTTCT GTGATACTGGCAGCAGACACCCCGGTGGTGGACCATCCAGGAGGCATCATCTTCACCTCCACTGACGCCGGCGCCACCTTCCGCGTCATTCAGCTCCCCTTCCACTTGGCACAACCCATCACTTACCACTTCCTCAACCCAGACTACCTCGTAGCGCTCAGCATCgac GGCGGTCTGTGGCTGTCTCCGGACTTTGGTGCCAAGTGGACAAAAGTTCATGATGGAGTGCATTCCTTCTCATG GGGCGCCGGTATCAACTTGTTCTTCAGCTGCAGCAAAACTGACACAA TGGATGCAGAAGAGCGAGGAGATTTACAGCTGAAGAGGACAAAGGACCTCGGGAAGACCTTCACCATCATCCACGAGGACGTCTTCAGCTTCGGGTACATCGGAGCCTTTCTGTTCTTCTCGGTCATGGAAGACACG CGGTCCCCCAGGGTCATGTATTTTTCCTCCGACCAAGGAGACACTTTCAGTCGGGCGCTACTTCCTTCTGCTTCCACTGAGCAG TTTTACTCCATCTTGGACGGCGATGAGGACATGCTGTTCATGCATGTGGACAATCCTGgag ACACCTACTTCGGAACCATGTACACGTCGGACGACCGCGGCATCCTTTTCTCCAAATCCCTGGAGCGCCACCTTTTTGACGGGCAGAGGAAGAGCGACTTCCGGAACGTGACGTCGCTGCGAGGTGTTTACCTCACCAATAAACTGGACCAAG atggaCGAATACGATCGGTCATTTCCTTCAATCGCGGAGGAAGTTGGCAGCAGCTTTCCAAACCCGGGAACGTAgaatgtggacaggaagtaaagAAT TGCAAGCTTCACATTCACGGAGAACACAGTCGCATCAATCGCATCGTGCCCATGCTCCTCATGTCCGAACCCACCGCCGTCGGTCTCGTCATCGCCCACG GCACCGTGGGGGATTGCCTGTCGTCCTCGCAGCACCCGGATGTCTTTGTGTCATCAGACGGGGGCTACAACTGGAGAGGGACTTTAAGGGGTCCCCATCACTACAGCATACTGGACTCTGGCGGTCTTGTGGTGGCTGTGGAGGCTCAGCGAGAAGGACAAGTCAAGACCATCAA GTTCTCCACAGACGAGGGGCGGTGCTGGAAGTCGTACAATTTCACAGAGCAGCCCTTCTTCTTCGCCGGCTTGTCTTCCGAGCCGGGCACCAAGGCCCTGAGCGTCAGCGTTTGGGGCTTTCGTCCCGAAGACGACGGCCAGCCCATGTGGGTTGCCGTCACCATCGACTTCCAGAGCCTCGTCACTAGAGAAT GTGATGAGCAGGATTATGAAGAGTGGTTGGCTCATTCGCCGCAGGGAGGAGCTTCAGAGATGGACGGCTGCGTCTTAGGCATCAAGGAGACGTACAGGAGGCGGAGGAAAGAATCCGTGTGCAGGAACGGTCGCGGTTTCATCCCGAGGAAGAAGGAAATTCCATGCTTGTGCACCAGAGAGGACTACTTGTG CGACTACGGCTACTACCGCCATGTTAACACGTCCAAGTGTGTGCCACAGCCCGATGTCCACAACAAAACTTTGGAGACGTGTCTCAACGGACAAGAGGATGAGCTCTTCACGGCGGG GTATCGGAAAGTCCCAAGCGACAGATGTGAAGGGGGATTTTCTCCTCAACTGGCGGTGCAGACCATCATAAGACCCTGCGGTGTCAAGCCCACCTCCAATTCACCGCCCACACGCTCCGAGTTGCCAGTTAGCCATTTTGACACACCG ATGTGTCCCGTTTAA
- the si:dkey-159a18.1 gene encoding sortilin isoform X2: MVWRVVVVVVVLGGLLLIHCGEGRVMRPSFGRTGLDAARSQVRRDAGTSRASSGASFESCRVSLTPEEHEVLDDNTHETGFNGDDGSYVILTWVGDGTGVILVLSTISAPIDTFLEGGSSRLYRSTDYGKSFHDISHSINHTFIKEEFGVSVGPGSSVILAADTPVVDHPGGIIFTSTDAGATFRVIQLPFHLAQPITYHFLNPDYLVALSIDGGLWLSPDFGAKWTKVHDGVHSFSWGAGINLFFSCSKTDTMDAEERGDLQLKRTKDLGKTFTIIHEDVFSFGYIGAFLFFSVMEDTRSPRVMYFSSDQGDTFSRALLPSASTEQFYSILDGDEDMLFMHVDNPGDTYFGTMYTSDDRGILFSKSLERHLFDGQRKSDFRNVTSLRGVYLTNKLDQDGRIRSVISFNRGGSWQQLSKPGNVECGQECKLHIHGEHSRINRIVPMLLMSEPTAVGLVIAHGTVGDCLSSSQHPDVFVSSDGGYNWRGTLRGPHHYSILDSGGLVVAVEAQREGQVKTIKFSTDEGRCWKSYNFTEQPFFFAGLSSEPGTKALSVSVWGFRPEDDGQPMWVAVTIDFQSLVTRECDEQDYEEWLAHSPQGGASEMDGCVLGIKETYRRRRKESVCRNGRGFIPRKKEIPCLCTREDYLCDYGYYRHVNTSKCVPQPDVHNKTLETCLNGQEDELFTAGYRKVPSDRCEGGFSPQLAVQTIIRPCGVKPTSNSPPTRSELPVSHFDTPRERMVLMLVCVGAGVIVVAAVVSAFIAIKRGVYRNRAPDYRFSNLQSQDDRSGVAGDLESATSSNGTSSPQDSDNLNLLQ, from the exons ATGGTCtggagggtggtggtggtggtggtggtgctcgGCGGCCTGCTGTTGATTCATTGCGGGGAGGGGCGCGTCATGAGGCCGAGTTTTGGCCGAACTGGGTTGGATGCAGCGCGGAGTCAAGTCAGGAGAGACGCTGGGACTTCCAGGGCTTCCAGCGGGGCTTCCTTTGAGTCTTGCCGGGTCAGCCTAACACCCGAAGAGCACGAAGTTCTGGATGACAACACTCATGAG ACAGGTTTTAACGGTGATGATGGCTCTTATGTGATCCTCACGTGGGTGGGTGATGGCACAGGG GTCATCCTGGTCTTGTCCACCATCAGCGCCCCCATAGACACCTTCCTGGAAGGCGGTTCCTCTCGACTGTACAGAAG TACGGATTACGGCAAGTCCTTCCACGACATCTCTCACAGCATCAACCACACCTTCATCAAAGAGGAGTTTGGCGTCAGCGTGGGACCAGGAAGTTCT GTGATACTGGCAGCAGACACCCCGGTGGTGGACCATCCAGGAGGCATCATCTTCACCTCCACTGACGCCGGCGCCACCTTCCGCGTCATTCAGCTCCCCTTCCACTTGGCACAACCCATCACTTACCACTTCCTCAACCCAGACTACCTCGTAGCGCTCAGCATCgac GGCGGTCTGTGGCTGTCTCCGGACTTTGGTGCCAAGTGGACAAAAGTTCATGATGGAGTGCATTCCTTCTCATG GGGCGCCGGTATCAACTTGTTCTTCAGCTGCAGCAAAACTGACACAA TGGATGCAGAAGAGCGAGGAGATTTACAGCTGAAGAGGACAAAGGACCTCGGGAAGACCTTCACCATCATCCACGAGGACGTCTTCAGCTTCGGGTACATCGGAGCCTTTCTGTTCTTCTCGGTCATGGAAGACACG CGGTCCCCCAGGGTCATGTATTTTTCCTCCGACCAAGGAGACACTTTCAGTCGGGCGCTACTTCCTTCTGCTTCCACTGAGCAG TTTTACTCCATCTTGGACGGCGATGAGGACATGCTGTTCATGCATGTGGACAATCCTGgag ACACCTACTTCGGAACCATGTACACGTCGGACGACCGCGGCATCCTTTTCTCCAAATCCCTGGAGCGCCACCTTTTTGACGGGCAGAGGAAGAGCGACTTCCGGAACGTGACGTCGCTGCGAGGTGTTTACCTCACCAATAAACTGGACCAAG atggaCGAATACGATCGGTCATTTCCTTCAATCGCGGAGGAAGTTGGCAGCAGCTTTCCAAACCCGGGAACGTAgaatgtggacaggaa TGCAAGCTTCACATTCACGGAGAACACAGTCGCATCAATCGCATCGTGCCCATGCTCCTCATGTCCGAACCCACCGCCGTCGGTCTCGTCATCGCCCACG GCACCGTGGGGGATTGCCTGTCGTCCTCGCAGCACCCGGATGTCTTTGTGTCATCAGACGGGGGCTACAACTGGAGAGGGACTTTAAGGGGTCCCCATCACTACAGCATACTGGACTCTGGCGGTCTTGTGGTGGCTGTGGAGGCTCAGCGAGAAGGACAAGTCAAGACCATCAA GTTCTCCACAGACGAGGGGCGGTGCTGGAAGTCGTACAATTTCACAGAGCAGCCCTTCTTCTTCGCCGGCTTGTCTTCCGAGCCGGGCACCAAGGCCCTGAGCGTCAGCGTTTGGGGCTTTCGTCCCGAAGACGACGGCCAGCCCATGTGGGTTGCCGTCACCATCGACTTCCAGAGCCTCGTCACTAGAGAAT GTGATGAGCAGGATTATGAAGAGTGGTTGGCTCATTCGCCGCAGGGAGGAGCTTCAGAGATGGACGGCTGCGTCTTAGGCATCAAGGAGACGTACAGGAGGCGGAGGAAAGAATCCGTGTGCAGGAACGGTCGCGGTTTCATCCCGAGGAAGAAGGAAATTCCATGCTTGTGCACCAGAGAGGACTACTTGTG CGACTACGGCTACTACCGCCATGTTAACACGTCCAAGTGTGTGCCACAGCCCGATGTCCACAACAAAACTTTGGAGACGTGTCTCAACGGACAAGAGGATGAGCTCTTCACGGCGGG GTATCGGAAAGTCCCAAGCGACAGATGTGAAGGGGGATTTTCTCCTCAACTGGCGGTGCAGACCATCATAAGACCCTGCGGTGTCAAGCCCACCTCCAATTCACCGCCCACACGCTCCGAGTTGCCAGTTAGCCATTTTGACACACCG CGGGAGAGGATGGTGCTGATGCTGGTGTGCGTCGGAGCAGGCGTCATCGTGGTGGCAGCGGTCGTCTCCGCCTTCATAGCCATCAAAAGAGGCGTTTACCGCAACAG GGCACCCGACTATCGCTTCTCCAATCTCCAGAGTCAAGATGACCGCAGCGGCGTCGCAGGGGACCTTGAAAGCGCCACCAGCAGCAACGGAACAAGCAGTCCACAGGACTCGGATAAT CTAAATCTTCTGCAGTGA